Part of the Syntrophales bacterium genome is shown below.
CCGTGGGCGGCCTCCTAACACGACGTGTGAAACCCATGTCCTGAACGAAACCTTTAGGGAAGACCTCAAAGTAGATGGCGCTCCCCCTCCCCTCATATCCACGCACGCTTTCAATGTTGTTCGCAGAATCAAGCTTTCCCATGAGTTGCTGGATATCTCTGGCCTTGTGCCCCGCCACAGGGTTGTTTCTGCTCCGCTTGATACGCATCAAGACCGTATACATATTCGAAAGCTTCCCTGCTACAATGCAGCGGGCAAAACGGAGTCCGAAATCCCTGTCATCCATGAGCTGGTATTGGCGCTTGTGTAAAAAGACATTCTTCGATTCCGGCGGGGCAATTCTCCCAAGATAGCGTCCATCATAGCTCATGAAGACCGTGTCTATGTTGTTTCGCATAAGCTGAACAAATGCACGATGGGTTATCTCCACATTGCCGAAGATAATCACTTGTCGCAGTTTGTATGTAAAAAGGGTGTTATAAGTACTGTCCCCCTTTTTCACAAGGAGATGTCTGCCCTCCTTTACAATCTTTGCCCCCTGCGTTCTGATATATATGACCATAAGTTGCCTCCATTGTTATATAAAAATCCCCTCTGACTCCCCTTTTGCAAAGGGGACACACTTTATTCCCTTCCCCCTTTTGTAAAGGGGGATTGAGGGGGATTATTTTACTCCATTATAGGAGGCAACCATGGTTTGAAACAAGGTTTGCAACGTTGCAGTATTCAGTTGTCAAAGAGCTACGCTATGAAAGCGTAGGAAAATCAAAAAAACTGGTTACCTGAACAAAGTCAGAAACTGTGTCAAATATGGATGTAACCGCATGTTCGGAAACAGACTTAATCCCATGCGCAAGGATGGAGTCATTTCTGTTCGAAGTTATATTCTTGATCTCCTTAATTCTCTCAAAATACCTCAACCCTGCCTCATGCCCCATGCAATTCAGATATTGAAAGGTCGCGGTCAATGGCAGTTTGAGGAGACGGCTTTTAGGGTCACGGTATTTTCTCAGAAATTCTTCCCTGATCCGCTCCGGAATCATCTCCGGTTTGACCTTATCATTGGTGCAACCGGCAACTTCCAGAAAGGCGACCTGTCCGTAAAGCTCAAGGGCACGGTATATCCTAGCGGCTGCGTCGTCATACCTCTTGTCTGCGATTCGCCGCTTGGCATTGTTCAAGAGATCATCGACCAGAATTGCATCCAACTTTTTTAAACTATCTGTGTCGGTAACAATTTGATCGAGAAAGTCCCTGCAACTCCCAACCCCCTTTGAAAAAGCCTCCAAATCAGGATTCGGATAAGCTCCGAGGTAATCCTTCAGAGCCTCAAGCCCGCTTTCGAGACGTCTGAGTGCGGCTTCGTGATTAAACTGCTCCCAGAACATAAAACCCTCAGCAAGCAGACGAACGAAGCGAAAATAATCCTTTATTTGACGAGGCAGTTCTCTGTCACAGAAATCAATTATTTCGACAACCGCAGAAAACCGGCGGCGGTTGAAAAGAGTAACCACCTGTCGGCGCTCCTCTTCAGCAAATATAGACCAGGGGCTCATCTCAAGAAACATCTTCTCATGTCCATCCATCACTGTCCCAACATCATCTTTATTACGACGGTCACCTCCCACATAATTGAACTTGTATGGATAGCCAACGGTGGCCAGAATAAGCGCTGCGGTCATCACCTTAGTGCCGCCGGTATAGTCCACCATAACCTCCTCTGGCGGGACATTCTTTTTTCTCACACGATCTACACACCGGCGGGCAGCCTTATAGCATTCAAACATCAAATTCGGATCTTCGGTGATCTCGAATTCCGTTTTCGGTTTGAAGTTGAGCGGTTTAAAAATATCACCAGCGAGAAGAACAGAATCCTGAGATGCCAGGAAGATAATTTTCTCCGGTCTTCTGGCTTCAATACTTTTTGTCAGCGGTGCTGGTGAACCGCCAAGGGACATGATCATGAGACGAGTAATTGGATTCATGTCAAATTGGCAACCTCTTTATCGGTTAGCAGGGTGTTTATCTCCTGTTCGATGCCCATTTCCCACATCTCAAAGGCGATTTTAAGCCTGACATGCGACGGTAGATTTCAATCTGTTTTCTTGCGCCTTCGTCTGCTTTCATGAAAAATCCTTATAAAATAAAGTGCAATAGGAAGATAAAAGGGTCCCAATGTAATTCCCTGCCTTATTCATCTCCGAGGATTGCTTTTATCTTTTGTACCTTTGCCCATTGTTTTTTTGAACAATCATTCTTTTTCCATTTTGCGTGAGTTTCCCAGTATGTTTTCAGAGGCAGAGCTGCAATCTTTTTGTTTTCCTTTGAATACGTATCAATCCGATTAAATATTTCAATCACCTGTTGTTCGGTAATGCCTGGATCATCAAGCGCCGCAATGTCTCTTTCTTCAGGCGATGCCGCCTCAAGTTTCGCCTTTTTCCTTTCCTCTTCTTTTCGTTTTTCTTCTTCTGCAAGCTCCTGTTTTTTTGCCCTCTCAGCAACCTTTTTCTTTAATCCAAGCTGTTTTTCGGCTTCTTCATGACGTATCTTTTGTTTCTTTGCTTCGTTGTCTTTCCATTCCTGTTCCCTGACCTCGGACTCTTTCGAGTGATCGTTTGTCACCCTGCCTAACTGAACCCAGCCGAAAGGCTGGAGACTATTTTTAGACCCCGGGTTGCGCGATTCTGAAGACAACCATATTGTGGTTGCGTGATCGAGGGGTTTTGGGTTTTTCATAATCTTAATACTACGGTGTCCCTCAACAGTCACCGATTCAGCTCCGGAATGCCTGCCCAATCTGAGCAGGGAACTAACTTCCCGATCTTTTGCCTGGTCGCTGACAGGAATAACTTCAATACCGATTCCCCTCAGTTCCTTATTTTCCCTTTCTTTTTCCTTCATGTAAAACAACGTTGAACTCTTGAAGAGGTTTTCAAGCGAGATATGCTTTCGGATACCGGAACCCTGCGGAGGCGATTCCACGGCTATTGTGCCTTCAAACAGAGTGCCCGGCGGAACAACTTCAAATATCAGAGGAACACCCCTTGCATCACGATCAGACGGTTTTTTCTTTAGATTGATCGCGTAGATAATCCGTGTCCTTATTTCGCCTACTGGTTTGAAATCAGAGACTTTGACCATGCGGAAGGGATCTGTGGGAATCCCGTCGTACTCCATGAGCCGTTGTTCCAATTTTCCCGCATTGCGTTCCTTTCCTTTTTCAGATAGTTTTTTTTCGTTCTCCATCAGGTTCAGGTATGCGGTACGAAGAGCCCCCTTGATGGCAGAACCGGGGATGTAAGGTCGCTGGTCAACGCTGCGAAAGGCAGTGCGCGGGATCTCAAAACGGTTCAATTCCTGCCTAATCTTCTTTTCATCATGCAAAGAAATGTCAAGGGTTTTCTGATAATGTTCCAGAAAACCATGACACACATCAACCGGCCGTCCATTGACCGGCCTATTCCGCAAGAATTTATAGACTTCCAGAATTGAGGCAA
Proteins encoded:
- the csm5 gene encoding type III-A CRISPR-associated RAMP protein Csm5, with amino-acid sequence MKGPTKFYIQTILPVHIGCDDVYEPTGFAIDEEAQQMVVFDPVSFISQLEDPDKQEFLNICAKGTIASILEVYKFLRNRPVNGRPVDVCHGFLEHYQKTLDISLHDEKKIRQELNRFEIPRTAFRSVDQRPYIPGSAIKGALRTAYLNLMENEKKLSEKGKERNAGKLEQRLMEYDGIPTDPFRMVKVSDFKPVGEIRTRIIYAINLKKKPSDRDARGVPLIFEVVPPGTLFEGTIAVESPPQGSGIRKHISLENLFKSSTLFYMKEKERENKELRGIGIEVIPVSDQAKDREVSSLLRLGRHSGAESVTVEGHRSIKIMKNPKPLDHATTIWLSSESRNPGSKNSLQPFGWVQLGRVTNDHSKESEVREQEWKDNEAKKQKIRHEEAEKQLGLKKKVAERAKKQELAEEEKRKEEERKKAKLEAASPEERDIAALDDPGITEQQVIEIFNRIDTYSKENKKIAALPLKTYWETHAKWKKNDCSKKQWAKVQKIKAILGDE
- a CDS encoding TIGR02710 family CRISPR-associated CARF protein; amino-acid sequence: MNPITRLMIMSLGGSPAPLTKSIEARRPEKIIFLASQDSVLLAGDIFKPLNFKPKTEFEITEDPNLMFECYKAARRCVDRVRKKNVPPEEVMVDYTGGTKVMTAALILATVGYPYKFNYVGGDRRNKDDVGTVMDGHEKMFLEMSPWSIFAEEERRQVVTLFNRRRFSAVVEIIDFCDRELPRQIKDYFRFVRLLAEGFMFWEQFNHEAALRRLESGLEALKDYLGAYPNPDLEAFSKGVGSCRDFLDQIVTDTDSLKKLDAILVDDLLNNAKRRIADKRYDDAAARIYRALELYGQVAFLEVAGCTNDKVKPEMIPERIREEFLRKYRDPKSRLLKLPLTATFQYLNCMGHEAGLRYFERIKEIKNITSNRNDSILAHGIKSVSEHAVTSIFDTVSDFVQVTSFFDFPTLS